The Thalassospira sp. TSL5-1 genome contains the following window.
CCCGGCAATGATGCCGGGCAGGGCCAGGGGCAGGGTGATGTTTATAAACCGGTCAAACGGCCCGGCACCCAGTGTTTCGGCGGCCTGATGCAGGCCGGGATCCATATTTTCCAGCGCAATGCGTATGGCACGCACCTGAAAGGGAAAGCTGACAATACCTGCCGCCAGCGCCGCCCCGCTCCAGCTAAAGACCAGGCGAATATCAAATGTATGAAGCAGCCACGCCCCGATGGGCGCACGGGTGCCAAAGCTGATCAGCAGCAAATACCCCATTACCACCGGCGGCAAAATCAGCGGTAAATGCACAATGGCATCAAGCAGAAACCGGCCGGGAAACCGCCCGAATGTCAGCGCGCTGGCCGCCAATATGGCAAAGGGCAGGGCCCCTGCCACGGCGACAGCGGCAATTTTCAGGCTTAACAGCAGGGCATCAATTTCGGCAGGCGACAGCGTCATGGGGGATGGGGCCTGTTATTCTTGCGGCATGCGAAAGCCATATTGGCGGAAAACAGCGCGTGCATCAGGTGATTTCAAAAAATCCAGCAGGCCGGTGGATGCCGGGTTTTTCATACCTTTCATCACCGCAACCGGATAGGTGATGGCAGGATGGCTGTTTGCCGGGAAAGTCGCAATAATTTTAACGCCCTTGCTGATCGCGGCATCGGTACCATACACAATGCCCAGCGGGCTTTCGCCGCGTTCCACCAGGGCCAGGGCGGCGCGCACATTATCGGCCCGTGCCAGGCGGGGTTCGGTTTTTTCCCACATGCCAAGGTTGCCCAGTGCCTGTTTGCCATAGATACCGGCTGGCACATGGTCCGGGTCGCCCATTGCAATGCGGTCATCCTTGCCAATCAGGCGGGTCAAATCGCTTTTGCCGCTCAGCGTTATATCGCCCAGTTTGCTGTCTTTCGGTGCAATTAATACCAGCGAATTACCCAAAAGGTCGCGGCGGGTGCCTGTCTCCAGCAGGTCCTGGTCCGATAGCCAGTCCATCCATTTTTCATTGGCGGAAATAAAAATTTCTGCCGGGCCACCCGCCGCAATCTGGCGTGCCAGGGTGGATGAACTGGCAAATGACAGGCGCACATGGTCGTCCGGGTTTTGTG
Protein-coding sequences here:
- the modB gene encoding molybdate ABC transporter permease subunit — encoded protein: MTLSPAEIDALLLSLKIAAVAVAGALPFAILAASALTFGRFPGRFLLDAIVHLPLILPPVVMGYLLLISFGTRAPIGAWLLHTFDIRLVFSWSGAALAAGIVSFPFQVRAIRIALENMDPGLHQAAETLGAGPFDRFINITLPLALPGIIAGAITAFSASLGEFGAIITFVSNIPGETRTLPLAIYTAIQTPGGELAAARLAALSIGLALCGLIISEMAMRGIRQKLTGQVRS
- the modA gene encoding molybdate ABC transporter substrate-binding protein, which codes for MFSPLPRPLLCLAAGIGLFVMPAFAHARDITVFAAASLTDAMGDVAKAYEAQNPDDHVRLSFASSSTLARQIAAGGPAEIFISANEKWMDWLSDQDLLETGTRRDLLGNSLVLIAPKDSKLGDITLSGKSDLTRLIGKDDRIAMGDPDHVPAGIYGKQALGNLGMWEKTEPRLARADNVRAALALVERGESPLGIVYGTDAAISKGVKIIATFPANSHPAITYPVAVMKGMKNPASTGLLDFLKSPDARAVFRQYGFRMPQE